One segment of Polypterus senegalus isolate Bchr_013 chromosome 8, ASM1683550v1, whole genome shotgun sequence DNA contains the following:
- the tmem60 gene encoding transmembrane protein 60, translating into MRMSLAQRVLLTWLFTLLFLIMLVLKLDEKANWSWFLIFIPVWIFDTILLVMLIVKMAGRCKSGYDPRNGLQNLKKKIWYLLAMFLKLAFCLALCAKLEQFPQMKLAFVFVPLWALLLGAMGHLGWTVFHDRRD; encoded by the coding sequence ATGAGAATGTCCCTGGCACAGAGAGTGCTGCTCACTTGGCTTTTCACGTTACTCTTCCTCATCATGCTAGTTCTCAAACTGGATGAAAAAGCCAACTGGAGCTGGTTTCTAATCTTTATCCCCGTTTGGATCTTTGACACCATCCTGCTTGTAATGCTGATTGTGAAGATGGCTGGACGTTGCAAGTCGGGCTATGACCCCCGCAATGGACTGCAAAACCTGAAGAAGAAGATCTGGTACCTGCTGGCTATGTTTCTCAAACTGGCTTTTTGCCTTGCTCTGTGTGCCAAACTGGAACAGTTTCCACAAATGAAGCTTGCTTTTGTATTTGTTCCACTCTGGGCTCTTCTTTTAGGAGCCATGGGGCACCTAGGGTGGACAGTATTTCACGACAGGAGAGACTGA